From a region of the Corallococcus coralloides DSM 2259 genome:
- a CDS encoding lysylphosphatidylglycerol synthase transmembrane domain-containing protein yields MKRAVNLIASLLVTVAFMWWAFRDTDVSTQLASLKAANYAWIFPYVVCLGFIHVFRSLRWGALLSGLEHIPFRKLNEASGIGFMMLLVLPFRLGEFARPFLIAQRSSIRRSAAMTSVVLERIVDGLFVAAMFRVLLFFVPTETPEVRYVKLGAWLMFAVFGGGLVFLLLGLWQQERTVRLVRATVGRFSPGVADKVADIVDTFVGAMRQLPDRKNIAMFFLYTVAYWGVNGLGMALLARAFDCSGAAAGTACEPMNLTLFQSYIVMCVLVVGLMIPAAPGMMGTFQAATKVGLGLFMPAAMVNAHGLAYANVLWLVQTLQQIVIGLILLSISHMSFRELAGKMKKDDDTTVTRSSVA; encoded by the coding sequence GTGAAACGCGCCGTCAACCTCATCGCCAGCCTGCTCGTCACAGTTGCCTTCATGTGGTGGGCCTTCCGGGACACGGACGTGTCCACGCAGCTCGCCAGCCTCAAGGCGGCCAACTACGCGTGGATCTTCCCGTACGTCGTGTGCCTGGGCTTCATCCACGTCTTCCGGTCGCTGCGCTGGGGAGCGTTGCTGTCGGGCCTGGAGCACATCCCGTTCCGCAAGTTGAACGAAGCGTCCGGCATCGGCTTCATGATGCTGCTGGTGCTGCCGTTCCGGCTGGGTGAGTTCGCGCGCCCCTTCCTCATCGCCCAGCGCAGCTCCATCCGCCGGAGCGCGGCCATGACGTCCGTGGTGCTGGAGCGCATCGTGGACGGCCTCTTCGTCGCGGCGATGTTCCGCGTGTTGCTCTTCTTCGTCCCCACGGAGACCCCCGAGGTCCGGTACGTGAAGCTGGGCGCGTGGCTGATGTTCGCCGTGTTCGGCGGCGGCCTGGTGTTCCTGCTCCTGGGCCTGTGGCAGCAGGAGCGCACGGTGCGGCTGGTGCGCGCCACGGTGGGCCGCTTCTCGCCGGGCGTGGCGGACAAGGTGGCGGACATCGTGGACACGTTCGTGGGGGCCATGCGCCAGCTCCCCGACCGCAAGAACATCGCCATGTTCTTCCTCTACACGGTCGCCTACTGGGGCGTGAACGGACTGGGCATGGCGCTGCTCGCGCGCGCCTTCGACTGCTCCGGCGCGGCGGCGGGCACGGCCTGCGAGCCCATGAACCTGACGCTGTTCCAGTCCTACATCGTGATGTGCGTGCTGGTGGTGGGCCTGATGATCCCCGCCGCGCCTGGGATGATGGGCACCTTCCAGGCCGCCACCAAGGTGGGCCTGGGGTTGTTCATGCCCGCCGCGATGGTGAACGCGCACGGGCTCGCCTACGCGAACGTGCTGTGGCTGGTCCAGACGCTCCAGCAGATCGTCATCGGCCTCATCCTGCTGTCCATCAGCCACATGTCCTTCCGTGAGCTGGCGGGGAAGATGAAGAAGGATGACGACACCACGGTCACCCGCTCGTCGGTGGCCTGA
- a CDS encoding agmatinase family protein, with amino-acid sequence MATHFDPAAAAQPGSGIFGLPHSPDEAHVVVIPVPFEATTSYGGGTSDGPAALLEASKQVDLFDVETGRPYERGIAMLEAPAELHTWNERAKERAQLVIEAGGIDSGEAELLAAAKDVNGFSEKLNEHVYRTTKHWLEQGKRVAAVGGDHAISFGIIQAHAEKYPGMGVLHLDAHADLRVAYEGFTWSHASIFYNVCERIPGVKTLVQVGLRDMSENEHRYIEDSGGRIHAFYDAVLQQNRFDGLPWNQQVKQIVDKLPQQVYLSFDIDGLDPVLCPNTGTPVPGGLSFPEATALVAGVVRSGRTIVGFDLTEVAPDPEGSEWDANVGARLLYKMIGWMLKSQKA; translated from the coding sequence ATGGCTACCCACTTCGACCCCGCCGCCGCCGCGCAGCCGGGCTCCGGCATCTTCGGCCTCCCCCACTCTCCCGACGAGGCCCACGTCGTCGTCATCCCCGTGCCCTTCGAGGCCACCACCAGCTACGGCGGCGGCACGTCCGACGGCCCCGCTGCCCTGCTGGAGGCCAGCAAGCAGGTGGACCTGTTCGACGTGGAGACCGGCCGGCCCTACGAGCGCGGCATCGCCATGCTGGAGGCCCCCGCCGAGCTGCACACGTGGAACGAACGCGCCAAGGAGCGCGCCCAGCTCGTCATCGAAGCAGGTGGCATCGACTCCGGTGAGGCCGAGCTGCTCGCCGCCGCCAAGGACGTGAACGGCTTCAGCGAGAAGCTCAACGAGCACGTCTACCGCACCACGAAGCACTGGCTGGAGCAGGGCAAGCGCGTGGCCGCCGTGGGAGGCGATCACGCCATCTCCTTCGGCATCATCCAGGCCCACGCGGAGAAGTACCCCGGCATGGGCGTGCTGCACCTGGACGCGCACGCCGACCTGCGCGTCGCCTACGAGGGCTTCACCTGGTCGCACGCGTCCATCTTCTACAACGTGTGCGAGCGCATCCCGGGCGTGAAGACGCTGGTCCAGGTGGGCCTGCGCGACATGAGCGAGAACGAGCACCGCTACATCGAGGACTCCGGCGGACGCATCCACGCCTTCTACGACGCCGTCCTCCAGCAGAACCGCTTCGACGGCCTGCCCTGGAACCAGCAGGTGAAGCAGATCGTCGACAAGCTGCCCCAGCAGGTCTACCTGTCCTTCGACATCGACGGCCTGGACCCCGTGCTGTGCCCGAACACCGGCACCCCCGTCCCCGGCGGCCTGTCCTTCCCTGAGGCCACCGCGCTCGTCGCGGGCGTCGTGCGCTCGGGCCGCACCATCGTCGGCTTCGACCTGACCGAAGTGGCGCCCGACCCGGAGGGCAGCGAGTGGGACGCCAACGTGGGCGCCCGCCTGCTCTACAAGATGATCGGCTGGATGCTGAAGTCGCAGAAGGCCTGA
- a CDS encoding magnesium transporter, translated as MPGPVQMPPETAHTLLQGDRLSRDFTAVGVEDTAAQAMEKLRAHPGTGEIFYCYACDPAGRLVGVVPIRKLIRAAPDERIASLMFTRVVKLPVDASDALVEDFFVTYRFLAFPVVDAEGRIVGVVEMNQFVDAFSDTLFDEVEGRVRDEVYRFVGLPKGEARETRPGRMALKRFPWLLVNIAGGFLAATTTRLFERTVAELVVVSAFIPMVLVLSESLGVQTTAVAASMVTHGEVDRKVVAREVLAASLAGLMAAAVVALLGRVYSPGFGFPLALFVAVTVSATLASCLGGVLPFLFKRLKVDPHLASAPLVLAVSDNVTLLAYFGLVTRLLL; from the coding sequence GTGCCCGGCCCCGTGCAGATGCCTCCGGAGACCGCTCACACGCTGTTGCAGGGCGACCGGCTGTCCCGGGACTTCACCGCCGTGGGCGTGGAGGACACCGCCGCCCAGGCGATGGAGAAGCTGCGCGCCCACCCTGGCACCGGGGAGATCTTCTACTGCTACGCGTGCGACCCGGCCGGCCGGCTGGTGGGCGTGGTGCCCATCCGCAAGCTGATCCGCGCGGCGCCCGACGAGCGCATCGCGTCGCTGATGTTCACGCGGGTGGTGAAGCTGCCGGTGGACGCCTCCGACGCGCTGGTGGAGGACTTCTTCGTCACCTACCGCTTCCTGGCGTTCCCGGTGGTGGACGCGGAAGGCCGCATCGTGGGCGTGGTGGAGATGAACCAGTTCGTGGACGCGTTCTCCGACACGCTCTTCGACGAGGTGGAGGGCCGCGTGCGCGACGAGGTCTACCGCTTCGTGGGCCTGCCCAAGGGCGAGGCGCGCGAGACGCGGCCGGGGCGCATGGCGCTCAAGCGCTTCCCGTGGCTGCTCGTGAACATCGCCGGCGGGTTCCTGGCCGCCACGACGACGCGGCTGTTCGAGCGCACGGTGGCGGAGTTGGTGGTGGTGAGCGCCTTCATCCCCATGGTGCTGGTGCTGTCGGAGAGCCTGGGCGTTCAGACGACGGCGGTGGCCGCGTCGATGGTGACGCACGGCGAGGTGGACCGGAAGGTGGTGGCGCGCGAGGTGCTGGCCGCGAGCCTGGCCGGGTTGATGGCGGCGGCGGTGGTGGCGCTCCTGGGGCGCGTCTATTCGCCGGGGTTCGGCTTTCCCCTGGCGCTGTTCGTGGCGGTGACGGTGTCCGCCACGCTGGCCTCGTGCCTGGGCGGCGTGCTGCCGTTCCTCTTCAAGCGGCTGAAGGTGGATCCGCACCTGGCATCGGCGCCGCTGGTGCTGGCGGTGTCCGACAACGTGACGCTGCTGGCGTACTTCGGATTGGTGACGCGGTTGTTGCTGTAA
- a CDS encoding DUF1579 domain-containing protein, with the protein MSQERLQQSLSAGPHHLLSRLVGTWEGVARTWFQPDKLEDESPISGTFRSVLDGRYVVHEYTSAMGGKPLSGIATLGYHLDGRQFTLSWVDTFHVGTDIMSLLGEPGVSDSISVTGSYYTGEQTPRWGWRVDIEVAGPDALVITHFNIEPGAEPQKAIEIQYKRRG; encoded by the coding sequence ATGAGCCAGGAACGTCTGCAGCAATCCCTGTCCGCGGGTCCCCACCACCTCCTCTCCCGCCTGGTCGGCACGTGGGAGGGCGTCGCGCGCACGTGGTTCCAGCCCGACAAGCTGGAGGATGAGTCGCCCATCTCCGGCACCTTCCGGAGCGTGCTCGACGGACGCTACGTGGTGCACGAGTACACGTCCGCGATGGGCGGCAAGCCGCTGTCCGGGATAGCGACGCTGGGCTACCACCTGGACGGGCGGCAGTTCACCCTGTCGTGGGTGGACACCTTCCACGTCGGCACGGACATCATGAGCCTGCTGGGCGAGCCCGGGGTGAGCGACAGCATCTCCGTCACCGGCAGCTACTACACCGGTGAGCAGACGCCCCGCTGGGGCTGGCGCGTGGACATCGAGGTGGCCGGTCCCGATGCGCTGGTCATCACACACTTCAACATCGAGCCCGGGGCCGAGCCGCAGAAAGCCATTGAGATTCAGTACAAGCGGCGCGGTTGA
- a CDS encoding MmcQ/YjbR family DNA-binding protein — MATRKKTVEKRKVRLTVDDVREMALALPSTEERPSYGTPGFRVSDKLFARVLDDDSIVIKVDFDHREALLDSKPDMFEVTPHYQDWPMVIVRLRTVNRRLLEVLLQEAWRRCASARVLKALEPAAAAPKRAAKKAPARKRSV; from the coding sequence ATGGCGACGCGGAAGAAGACGGTGGAGAAGCGCAAGGTGCGGCTCACGGTGGACGACGTGCGCGAAATGGCGCTGGCCCTGCCGTCGACGGAGGAGCGCCCTTCCTACGGAACGCCCGGGTTCCGGGTGAGCGACAAGCTCTTCGCGCGGGTGCTGGATGACGACTCCATCGTCATCAAGGTGGATTTCGACCACCGCGAGGCCCTGCTGGATTCCAAGCCAGACATGTTCGAGGTGACGCCGCACTACCAGGACTGGCCCATGGTCATCGTGCGGCTGAGGACCGTGAACCGGCGCCTGCTGGAGGTCCTGCTCCAGGAGGCCTGGCGCCGCTGCGCCTCCGCCAGGGTGCTCAAGGCGCTGGAGCCCGCCGCGGCTGCTCCCAAGCGAGCGGCGAAGAAGGCTCCCGCCCGCAAGCGGAGCGTGTAG
- a CDS encoding DNA gyrase inhibitor YacG: MPLAPCPICQKPVPPRPENTSHPFCSRRCRAVDLGRWLGEEYRVPDRQAEQQEDELPSDGEPRRHHDA; encoded by the coding sequence ATGCCACTCGCGCCGTGTCCCATCTGTCAGAAGCCCGTGCCTCCGCGTCCGGAGAACACCTCCCATCCCTTCTGCTCCCGCCGCTGCCGCGCCGTCGACCTGGGCCGCTGGCTGGGTGAGGAGTACCGCGTGCCCGACCGTCAGGCCGAGCAGCAGGAAGACGAGCTCCCCTCCGACGGAGAGCCGCGCCGCCACCACGACGCTTGA
- a CDS encoding TMEM165/GDT1 family protein: MEAIVGSFVLVAASEMGDKTQLLAFSLASRFRKPWAVLGGIFVATVANHALASSVGTWVSTHVPARMMALLLAVMFLGFGLWTLKPDTLDDDGGKPPRFGAFLTTVALFFIAEMGDKTQLATMAVAARYQAPVLVTLGTTAGMLLSDGLAVFLGDRLSGRVNMKYVRWVTAALFFLFGFVSLWTAWRS, encoded by the coding sequence TTGGAAGCAATCGTCGGTTCATTCGTGCTCGTCGCCGCCAGTGAGATGGGGGACAAGACCCAGCTCTTGGCGTTCTCGCTGGCGTCCAGATTCCGCAAGCCGTGGGCGGTGCTGGGCGGCATCTTCGTGGCCACGGTGGCCAACCACGCGCTGGCGTCGTCGGTGGGCACGTGGGTGTCCACGCATGTCCCCGCGCGGATGATGGCGCTGCTGTTGGCGGTGATGTTCCTGGGCTTCGGCCTGTGGACGCTCAAGCCCGACACGCTGGATGACGACGGTGGCAAGCCCCCGCGCTTCGGCGCCTTCCTCACCACGGTGGCGCTCTTCTTCATCGCGGAGATGGGGGACAAGACGCAGCTGGCCACCATGGCGGTGGCCGCGCGCTACCAGGCGCCGGTGCTGGTGACGCTGGGGACGACGGCGGGGATGCTGCTGTCGGACGGCCTCGCGGTGTTCCTGGGCGACCGGCTGTCCGGACGGGTGAACATGAAGTACGTGCGGTGGGTCACCGCCGCGCTCTTCTTCCTCTTCGGCTTCGTGTCGCTCTGGACGGCCTGGCGAAGCTGA
- a CDS encoding NAD(P)H-quinone oxidoreductase encodes MKVVHITKPGGPEVLAFDERPEPVPGPYDVQVRVRASALNRADLLQVRGAYPPPPDVPQDVPGLEYAGEVVAVGPRARKFQPGDRVMGLVGGGAWSEVITTHEREVLRMPKGLDFADAAALPEAYLTAYDALVLQADLRPGETVLVHAVASGVGSAAALLCKAMGVRVVGTGRSAEKLARASEWGVGHTVLCESNPPVFADAVLKATDGRGADVCLDLVGGAYLPESVKAMAPRGRLMQVGSVAGARAELDLGPVMRKRLTLKGTVLRSRPAEEKMLLTQVAERQLLPLFDSGALRAVVDAVLPMTELRSGLERMAGNGTVGKIVVRWD; translated from the coding sequence ATGAAGGTCGTGCACATCACGAAGCCGGGCGGTCCAGAGGTCCTCGCGTTCGACGAGCGGCCGGAGCCGGTGCCGGGGCCCTACGACGTGCAGGTGCGCGTGCGGGCGAGCGCGCTGAACCGGGCGGACCTGCTCCAGGTGCGCGGAGCCTATCCGCCGCCGCCCGACGTGCCCCAGGACGTGCCGGGCCTGGAGTACGCGGGCGAGGTGGTGGCGGTGGGCCCGCGCGCTCGGAAGTTCCAGCCGGGCGACCGGGTGATGGGGCTGGTGGGTGGCGGCGCGTGGAGCGAGGTCATCACCACGCACGAGCGCGAGGTGCTGCGCATGCCGAAGGGCCTGGACTTCGCGGACGCGGCGGCGCTGCCCGAGGCCTACCTCACGGCGTACGACGCGCTGGTGCTCCAGGCGGACCTGCGGCCCGGGGAGACGGTGCTGGTGCACGCGGTGGCGAGCGGCGTGGGTTCCGCGGCGGCGCTGCTCTGCAAGGCGATGGGCGTGCGGGTGGTGGGCACGGGACGGAGCGCGGAGAAGCTGGCCCGGGCCTCCGAGTGGGGCGTGGGCCACACGGTGCTGTGTGAGAGCAACCCGCCGGTGTTCGCGGATGCCGTACTGAAGGCGACCGACGGCCGGGGCGCGGACGTGTGCCTGGACCTGGTGGGCGGCGCCTACCTGCCGGAGTCCGTGAAGGCCATGGCGCCCCGCGGGCGGCTGATGCAGGTGGGCTCGGTGGCGGGCGCGCGAGCGGAGCTGGACCTAGGGCCGGTGATGCGCAAGCGTCTCACGCTCAAGGGGACGGTGCTCCGCAGCCGGCCCGCGGAGGAGAAGATGCTGCTCACGCAGGTGGCGGAGCGGCAGCTGTTGCCCCTGTTCGACTCCGGCGCGCTGAGGGCCGTGGTGGATGCCGTATTGCCCATGACGGAGCTCCGCTCCGGGCTGGAGCGGATGGCGGGCAACGGCACCGTGGGCAAGATCGTCGTCCGCTGGGACTGA
- a CDS encoding hybrid sensor histidine kinase/response regulator has protein sequence MSLVLVADDEPAVLEVLSQVIEDLGHDVVRARDGEEALTLARAHRPRLVVTDHMMPRMSGMELCSRLKQEPGLREVPIILLSAVLQQGSPDAAAFLNKPFEITDFEALVHDVLAKAPAAPPEPATPVEALSRWVAQSLQGPLEAAKNELRMLRDLPPPGKGAVEALGAQLQSLERMGRYLQDAARLSAGSVTLRPVEGDLRQPLEASVARCRTTGPGVPVEVTVPPEAVGLRFDPERLEQVFDVLLSNAARQGGVRVELEASAEQVLVRVSDPGPGIPEAELPRLFQPFPEGPARGEALGLYVASELAKLHGGALSAESRPGQGATFSVSLPRVA, from the coding sequence ATGAGTCTCGTCCTGGTCGCGGATGATGAACCCGCGGTGCTGGAAGTCCTGAGCCAGGTGATTGAGGACCTGGGGCATGACGTGGTGCGCGCGCGGGATGGCGAGGAGGCGCTGACGCTCGCCCGGGCCCACCGGCCGCGGCTGGTGGTGACGGACCACATGATGCCGCGCATGAGCGGCATGGAGCTGTGCAGCCGGCTGAAGCAGGAGCCGGGGCTGCGCGAGGTGCCCATCATCCTCTTGAGCGCGGTGCTCCAGCAGGGCTCGCCGGATGCGGCCGCGTTCCTCAACAAGCCCTTTGAAATCACCGACTTCGAGGCGCTGGTCCACGACGTGCTGGCGAAGGCCCCCGCCGCGCCCCCGGAGCCCGCCACGCCCGTGGAGGCGCTGAGCCGCTGGGTGGCGCAGTCGCTCCAGGGCCCGCTGGAGGCCGCGAAGAACGAGCTGCGCATGCTTCGAGACCTGCCCCCGCCAGGCAAGGGCGCGGTGGAGGCGCTGGGCGCGCAGCTCCAGTCGCTGGAGCGGATGGGCCGCTACCTCCAGGACGCCGCCCGGCTGAGCGCGGGCAGCGTGACGTTGCGGCCGGTGGAGGGGGACCTGCGCCAGCCGCTGGAGGCCTCCGTCGCGCGGTGCCGCACCACGGGGCCGGGCGTGCCGGTGGAGGTGACGGTGCCCCCGGAGGCGGTGGGCCTTCGCTTCGACCCGGAGCGCCTGGAGCAGGTGTTCGACGTGCTCCTGTCAAACGCGGCCCGGCAGGGCGGGGTGCGCGTGGAATTGGAGGCGTCCGCGGAGCAGGTGCTGGTGCGCGTGAGCGACCCGGGGCCGGGCATCCCCGAAGCGGAGCTGCCCCGGCTGTTCCAGCCCTTCCCGGAGGGCCCCGCGCGGGGAGAGGCGCTGGGGCTCTACGTGGCGTCGGAGCTGGCGAAGCTGCACGGCGGCGCGCTCTCCGCCGAGTCGCGCCCCGGGCAGGGCGCGACCTTCAGCGTGTCGCTGCCGCGCGTGGCCTGA
- a CDS encoding ribbon-helix-helix domain-containing protein, producing MQDGSASPLSPDAPSSPSAVEPGEVRSPEADIVSTHVLVPEEQVHKLRELARRTRIHQSEYLREAVEDLLSKYGRMPAKTEGES from the coding sequence ATGCAGGATGGAAGCGCCAGCCCGCTGAGCCCCGACGCTCCGTCGTCCCCGTCCGCGGTGGAACCCGGTGAGGTCCGAAGCCCCGAGGCCGACATCGTCTCCACCCACGTCCTCGTTCCCGAGGAGCAGGTGCACAAGCTGCGCGAACTGGCGCGGCGCACCCGCATCCACCAGAGCGAGTACCTGCGTGAAGCCGTGGAGGACCTGCTGTCCAAGTACGGCCGCATGCCCGCCAAGACAGAGGGCGAGTCGTGA
- a CDS encoding NAD(P)-dependent alcohol dehydrogenase — protein MPTTPAYAAPTAKAALGPFTVERREPRPQDVLIDIQYCGVCHSDIHQARDEWGGALFPMVPGHEIVGKVSQVGSAVTTFKVGDTVGVGCFVDSCRECPQCLNGDEQYCDRGSVNTYNGRDYDGQPTYGGYSTRITVDAKYVVRIPEGIPLDRAAPLLCAGITTYSPLRYYGVKPGSKLAVVGLGGLGHMGVKLAKAMGAEVTVLSTSPSKRDDALALGAAHFEATSDKATFKKLRRSFDFILDTVSAQHDYNAYLSLLKTDGTMIIVGAPEAPTPLAAFSLIPRRLKLGGSMIGGIRETQEMLDFCAQHQVAADVEVIPIQKINDAYERMLKNDVRYRFVIDTASLK, from the coding sequence TTGCCTACGACCCCTGCCTATGCCGCCCCTACCGCGAAGGCCGCGCTCGGCCCCTTCACCGTGGAGCGCCGCGAGCCGCGCCCCCAGGACGTCCTCATCGACATCCAGTACTGCGGCGTGTGCCACTCCGACATCCACCAGGCCCGCGACGAGTGGGGCGGCGCCCTCTTCCCCATGGTCCCGGGCCACGAGATCGTCGGCAAGGTGTCCCAGGTGGGCAGCGCTGTCACCACGTTCAAGGTGGGTGACACGGTGGGCGTGGGCTGCTTCGTGGACTCGTGCCGCGAGTGCCCCCAGTGCCTCAACGGCGACGAGCAGTACTGCGACCGCGGCTCGGTGAACACCTACAACGGCCGTGACTACGACGGGCAGCCCACCTACGGCGGCTACTCCACGCGCATCACCGTGGACGCGAAGTACGTGGTGCGCATCCCGGAGGGCATCCCCCTGGACCGCGCCGCGCCGCTCCTGTGCGCGGGCATCACCACGTACTCGCCGCTGCGCTATTACGGCGTGAAGCCCGGCAGCAAGCTGGCCGTCGTGGGCCTGGGCGGCCTGGGCCACATGGGCGTGAAGCTGGCCAAGGCGATGGGCGCGGAGGTGACGGTGCTGAGCACCTCACCGTCCAAGCGCGACGACGCGCTCGCCCTGGGCGCCGCGCACTTCGAGGCCACGTCCGACAAGGCGACGTTCAAGAAGCTGCGCCGGTCCTTCGACTTCATCCTGGACACCGTCTCCGCGCAGCACGACTACAACGCCTACCTGAGCCTGCTGAAGACGGACGGCACGATGATCATCGTCGGCGCGCCGGAAGCCCCCACGCCGCTGGCGGCCTTCTCGCTCATCCCCCGCCGGCTCAAGCTGGGCGGCTCGATGATTGGCGGCATCCGCGAGACGCAGGAGATGCTCGACTTCTGCGCCCAGCACCAGGTGGCCGCCGACGTGGAGGTCATCCCCATCCAGAAGATCAACGACGCCTACGAGCGCATGCTCAAGAACGACGTGCGCTACCGCTTCGTCATCGACACGGCGAGCCTGAAGTAG
- a CDS encoding trypsin-like peptidase domain-containing protein, with protein MKAAHIRWGLLLWGLVLALPAHADLSRRRSDVVEVVQKVSPAVVYIGTEQEVESRFRGRPRSPLEEFFGQGMAQPETRQRITGLGSGAIIDPSGIIVTNDHVIRGASAIHVVLADGRTFDAEVVGSDANNDLAVLKVNAKEPLPTAKLGTSSDLMIGETVVAIGSPFGLSKTVTAGVVSATGRTFRADSRVYNDFLQTDAAINPGNSGGPLLNVDGEIIGINTAIYANGQGIGFAIPADKVRRIVEELTRFGKVRPAWVGMDTADLPSQVAARLGWDRTYGVIVTNVDPDSPAAQAGVQRGDVVAELGGSRIQDAEDFDSRVRGYPARSAFPLVLFRAGGNRTVQVTPVEFPARLLENLAWEKLGLRVKESKGGMAIAAVRQGSAASEIGLEPGDVLLRMNNQPVPTGDTFREALLTARRGRSVLLLVRRGRYGYHLTLPFEGQRI; from the coding sequence ATGAAGGCAGCACACATCCGGTGGGGGCTCTTGCTGTGGGGGCTCGTGCTGGCGCTCCCGGCGCACGCGGACCTGTCCCGGCGCCGCAGCGACGTGGTGGAGGTGGTTCAGAAGGTCTCCCCGGCGGTGGTCTACATCGGCACCGAACAGGAGGTGGAGTCGCGCTTCCGGGGCCGGCCCCGCTCGCCCCTGGAGGAGTTCTTCGGCCAGGGTATGGCGCAGCCGGAGACGCGCCAGCGGATCACCGGCCTGGGCAGCGGCGCCATCATCGACCCGTCCGGAATCATCGTCACCAACGACCACGTCATCCGGGGCGCCTCCGCCATCCACGTGGTGCTCGCGGACGGGCGCACCTTCGACGCGGAGGTGGTGGGCAGCGACGCGAACAACGACCTGGCGGTCCTCAAGGTCAACGCGAAGGAGCCCCTGCCCACCGCGAAGCTGGGCACCAGCAGTGACTTGATGATTGGCGAGACGGTGGTCGCCATCGGCAGTCCGTTCGGCCTGAGCAAGACCGTCACGGCGGGCGTGGTGTCCGCCACGGGCCGCACCTTCCGTGCGGACAGCCGCGTCTACAACGACTTCCTCCAGACGGACGCGGCCATCAACCCGGGCAACTCCGGCGGGCCGCTGCTCAACGTGGATGGGGAGATCATCGGCATCAACACGGCCATCTACGCCAACGGGCAGGGCATCGGCTTCGCCATCCCCGCGGACAAGGTGCGGCGCATCGTGGAGGAGCTCACGCGCTTCGGGAAGGTGCGCCCCGCGTGGGTGGGCATGGACACGGCGGACCTGCCCTCGCAGGTGGCCGCGCGGCTCGGGTGGGACCGCACGTACGGTGTCATCGTGACGAACGTGGATCCGGACAGCCCCGCCGCGCAGGCCGGTGTGCAGCGCGGGGATGTGGTCGCGGAGCTGGGCGGCTCTCGCATCCAGGACGCGGAGGATTTCGATTCACGCGTGCGCGGCTATCCGGCTCGCTCGGCCTTCCCCTTGGTCCTCTTCCGAGCAGGCGGCAACCGCACGGTGCAGGTGACGCCGGTCGAATTTCCGGCTCGCCTGCTTGAAAACCTGGCGTGGGAGAAGCTGGGACTCCGAGTGAAGGAGAGCAAGGGCGGGATGGCGATCGCGGCCGTGCGGCAGGGGTCGGCCGCCTCGGAGATTGGGCTGGAGCCGGGAGACGTGCTGTTGCGGATGAACAATCAGCCTGTCCCCACGGGTGACACTTTCCGTGAAGCCCTGCTGACAGCGCGA
- a CDS encoding class I SAM-dependent methyltransferase, whose amino-acid sequence MSQEDRQRWNDKYQQAPATREPSGFLRSLESQLPRKGRALDVAGGAGHDACWLARRGLDVTLVDISDVALAQAETLARDAGVSLTRLRLDLETDALPPGPFDLVVCLNYLWRPLLAAVPKLLAPGGLFVFAQPTRRNLQRHPHPSARFLLEEGELPTLLPELQSLSFTEDWTDTGRHEARLLAQKLQQVPQPAKP is encoded by the coding sequence ATGTCCCAGGAGGATCGCCAGCGCTGGAACGACAAGTACCAGCAGGCCCCCGCGACGCGGGAACCCTCGGGCTTCCTCCGCTCGCTCGAGTCCCAGCTGCCTCGAAAGGGCCGGGCGCTGGACGTGGCCGGCGGCGCGGGACACGACGCGTGCTGGCTCGCGCGACGCGGGCTGGACGTCACCCTGGTGGACATCTCCGACGTGGCGCTGGCACAGGCGGAAACCCTGGCGCGCGACGCGGGCGTGTCCCTCACTCGCCTGCGCCTGGACCTGGAAACAGATGCATTGCCGCCCGGCCCGTTCGACCTGGTGGTGTGCTTGAACTACCTCTGGCGGCCGCTCCTGGCCGCCGTGCCAAAGCTCCTTGCACCAGGTGGATTGTTCGTCTTCGCCCAGCCCACCCGGCGCAACCTGCAACGCCATCCGCACCCGTCCGCGCGCTTCCTCCTGGAGGAGGGTGAACTGCCCACCCTGCTCCCGGAGCTCCAGTCCCTCTCATTCACCGAGGACTGGACGGACACCGGACGTCACGAGGCGCGGCTCCTGGCTCAGAAGCTCCAGCAGGTGCCGCAGCCGGCCAAACCATGA